AACCCAATGGTATTCCTACAAACTATACAGATATGTCATCCACCATgtcttttttaatgtttttatgtGGCTGAAATCGGCAGTTATCATTCATAAAACGAGtttgtttgattaattttgtttcaaatggcCCGACTTTTCCCCGTAAGTTATCATAAAGAACtaaagaaagggggaaaaaaacatAGTCCAAGTCCCCCACAGACCTGGAAACTGATATTTCCTTCTTaatccattatttaaaaaaaaaaaaaaaaaaatcttttcattaTTCAGAGAATTGAATGCATAGAGAAGTACTAATTCCTTAAATGGCATCGAATCTGCAGCAATCTTCATTGCCTCCCCAATCGAGGGCTCtgtccctctccctccctctctcatcTATTATTGATATTTGGGCTCATTTATCCAAGACATAAAATAAGAGAGTTCTGTTCTAGGGTACTGTTCTTTTATAATATGAAGCAACGAGAGGCAAGCTCGGACCAAGTAGGGTCTTTCGGTCGATCAAGATTCAAGAAGCGAGTCTTATCCCTAcacaatgtgtgtgtgtgtgtgtgtatatatatatatatgtagaaaagagaagaggaaaaccATGCAGTGCATCCTTCCTCATCAACCTAGTATCTTGCAATATCGATTCCATGCAATAAATAATGGACCTGTCAAACAAAGAGATGTGGTGAAACTGCGAAGTTTGTAGTCTTTTTGAGGAGATTACACAACTCCCAATACAGAGTCACCTCACTTTGGACCTTTGACCTTTTCACTTTGGACCTTCTAAAGAAAGTATCGCAAAAGGTCCAAAGTTTCCTATTCTAGCGCGACTATGTCGATCCAATCTGATATTTGTGCCattttgggttgggttgggtctACGATATCACTTCTAGCATTTGGCTGGTTGCTTCTCTCCTAGTTTTAACATCATAAGgaacttttttttccctaaacgGGAGACATCTTATTAggaacctaatttttttttaacaatgtAGATTGATAACATGATCCTGAAGTTGATATGTCTGGATAGCATATGTGGTTGAACCTTCACTTTGACCTAATGAACTCAATTTTTCCGTCTGAGATGTACCGAATTTCTTCCTCCATATCTGGAACATCCTTGTTAGGCTTACAACAAATAAGTTGTCAAGATAGGCACGTGTTGATTCCATATTCCGTACATGCGGTTTTCTAAAGAGTTGTAATGGTTAGCCAAGGCATTTGCGTGTTTAAACTTATTTCCTTCTATcgatggtatgatatgcataaAGCGGTCTAGCTCACCGTGCGTGCATGTGATACTATGAAAGACAAGCAAAACCCTAGCGCGACTTGAGGAATTAGCCAAGCCAAGTTTAGCAGATGAAAAGAGAGATTCGAAATGCAGGAGAGAAGATtagaaacaaatcaaaagggAATGGGAATGGGGATAGGTGCGTAGAGCATATAGTTCTATGTTGACCAAGACATCAGAGAAAGTGACTagaatatatatagagagagagagagagagagggagagagagagagaggtctcaTTTGGCCTTGAGCTGGGGTAAAAGGTCTCATACATCCAactggtagagagagagagagagagagagagagagagagggcccTCATTAGGTGATAATGGAAGTACCCCTCATGTCCTCTACTGGACCGCCCCCCTCTTCTTATCTTCCCCGAAATCATTATCTCTTGGAAACAGCATGCTCTTCCGTTTCCCCCTCCAGCTTCCAGTTGAACGGCTCTATCGCACACAATGCATAGCTTGTATCCATCCAGCAGCAGATAAAACATGACAGCTTTTTTCCATAACTAGAactcaaatcattaaaagagaaagaaaaaaaaaaaaacacacgcacacgcacgcacgcacacaaaatcaaaatccatgATCTCGCTAGATAGGAGCTTCGACGATAATTACCCGCGAAATACCATTGGAATTATTCAACTACGAAAAATGCTTAATTCTAGGATCCTGTCCAGGAGCAACGTCAACAAAACCAAAGGCCAAAAGGCATCCCAACATTATCGCGGAAAGGGCCAGGAAACTATTTCCTTACAGACACAAGACATAAAAGGACGTGACATGGCTTCTGTCGTCGAGGATGCCACTACGATTAAGGGCATAAACACGACGATTAAACTCGATTTGCCGAACTCCAGCTTGTCTTAATTTGTCCTGTTTTAGGGTTTGCGACATCATAGACAACGATAGCTTAAAAGCACTCTATACTTGATGACGGAGAGGGAGGCCGATGGTTCATTATCATGTCATTGTGTGGTGACTAGCCtccgccgaaaaaaaaaaggggacatCCATAATATCTCGACTCTATCTTAATTAAATTGACCGATTTATACTTTTGTAGCCAACGAGCTCCCTCTTCGACCGCCCTTGGCCCGGCAATGTGGGTTTACGCTAATTTCCTATCAATCGCTATCTAAGTGAGACATTATAACAATAGAGGCCGTTACATGTCCGTTTAACCCAACATAACGACAGCGGATTGATGGGCGAGTCGGGGGATGATGGCCGCACTGTTTCCCGAAAACAAATTGTTTAAATCTGACCGGATCTGAGGAAAAGGGCAGTGGTCAAAAACGACGTGTATGGTTTACGACGAGCCGGCATCGCCATCACCACGAAGctaaataccatttgatcttcctTTGCCTTTGCTTCCTATCGTCACAAGGCCTATTACAATGTCTAGATTAGGGAATGAATTCGAGGTTAGTAGGGAGTTTGGTAAGTGCTAGTGGACAGCACAAAAGGAGCAACGACCGATCACGGTCAATCGCAATTGCAGGGGAGGGATGCTTCCTTGCCTGCGAAGTAAAGTAAGTATAGCTGCTACATATAGCCTTAGCCAAGTAGCATTCCCGGGGCCGATTGCATCCTCTGAACCGCTTTCCCCGGTCTCAAATGCAATGTATTTAGGTGGCAAAAAACATCATCATCCTATCCACCGCCACCAACAAACACGAAGCGAATTCAGATGAGGTCGGGATTTGTGAAGACGTGTCATTCCCGAAGCAAACCTCGTAGAAACAACACGGGTTCCGTAAGTTCATTGCATTAAGATGGGTTAGCCGAAACGAGTTTACGTGATAATTTTTGGGTTGCACATCTTAGTAAATtagggtctttttttttttttttttttttggtaaaagataaGAAATTAGTATATTAGGGTCAATACTAtgaaaaaaccttaaattagtatacatatgacaaatttagatattcaaaaactctaaattgatacatttgtaatgaattttttttaattactttccgttaaattggattaatatcacgaaaaatcacaaaccagTATACTTACGACAAAAGGAGGGTAAGATcccaaattaataaattcatcAACTATCACGTGTTATCCAACTTAATAACTTGAAggtaaatttaacaaaatttaacatataataaatttataagtgtatcaatttggagtttttgaatgtcaaaaaataaattttttataaatttatcacgaatgtatcaatttagtgtTTTTGAAGGAACCAACCTaataaatgtatatatattcTCACGAGGACAATAAGGAATGAATTCCAAAACGTTCATGTGATTGATGGTGGCTTTCTAAATGTGGAAAGGCTAAGAGGTCAGGCCTTAATTCACGCAGAATCCTGGAGCTAAAAACAGAAAGGGGTGTCCTATGATTGGAGGGAGCAGGTGCCCCCCACTTCGAAGCTGGCCTTCTAGGGTAAGGCTTTGCGGCTTCTCTACCTTCTCggaataataattaaaaatcgttCCTGGTTTTCTCAACTTCGAGGGAGACCAGGACGGGAAAAAGAGGGACCGTCGAAAACACACCCCCCGTCCGTTCCGTCCACGCCGTCGTGCCCACGTGGAGGATCGGGTGCACCCGAGAGGGCCATGTGTGAGCAGCCCACGTGAAGCAGACCATCGAGCGGGCTTCCCGGCATGCTTCCCGTCCCCCCCCTCCTCCCATGCGTGCGTGCACCGTGCAACGCATTTTTGCAacgttttttttgtttctttcttctctcttctgcTCTGTTTTGGGGTTTTCTAGACTTGCTCTTTTTGAGGTCCTGTTGCTAGATTTGCCCATGCAAATGCGTCGTGGCCTCGCCAATTTCGGAGCGGGAAGCTTTCTCCATCTTCCCCTTGGCTCGGACCGTTTCGATACAACCACAGATCGATCGCGACTTTGGACGCTGCGGATGGACCTCTATTTGGAGTTGCACGTTGATCTACACGCACTCCGGTCGAGACAAGAATCCCCCCCCTTCCTAGAGCTGTTTTCACGCACTTTGTAGTTGTTATTTTGCATGTACGCAACGAGTACCATGCATCTTCCTGTAAACAAAGGTCttacggagagagagagagacgtcgCTATCAACAGCTAAAAACATTTGGCAAAATTTATTCGTTCAACAAAGGAGTCGAATCATTTGacgaataaaaatcaatttgtggTGAGCTGTTTTGTTGACATTAGGGTAAACGCATTGTAGTGATCCACATGTCTGAGCAGAAGCGCATTACGCATGCACGTTAGTACATTAGCTTTACGCATTCAACaagtaaaaatgttttcctagcaAAATCTATTCATTCATCAAAGGAGTCGAGTCATTCGACGGACAGGGACTGATTTATGATATACCATCACGTCTACATTAAGGTAAACATATTATAATAATCCAAATATCTTAGCAAAAGTGCGTTAAGTAGATGTGCGAAGCATTAAGCATGCGTGTGTTCGCACATCAGCTTAACGTGTTCATAgctaaaaaacattttcccagcAAAGTCCATTCTTTTGACAAAGGAGTCAAGTCATTCGATGAATAGAAATTCTTATATAATGAGATGTCTCATCAACATAAGGTAAATATATGGTGGCGGTCTAAATATATTAGCAGAATCACATTTACCATGTGATTTACACATCAGCTCAACgtgttaaaaaagaaagaaaacttaaTAACAGAGAAGCCGTGGATTGATTGAGATGACCAAAGTGGGCAATTCATGTCACCATAATAGACTTGGACCAACTTGGACCAAACAACTTGGACATAGGAAATTTCCCTTCACATCCAGAAATCCTAGAAACGATCTCAAAAAGCTAAAAACAGAGGAACGACGTGAGAGGGGTTGAGGGCACCCATCAAAGATGTTCTTGTCACGACAACATGGCATGTTTTTTTACCACCATCGTCAAAGCCTCCGATTTGCAAGATCACATCGCGGTCGTTGACGATGCGTTTCGTTCGAGTAACGTTGTTTTGCTCTGGTTCTGATTCGAGGTTTGGTCGGGCAATTattggcggcgacggcggaagCCGAAACGCTCCCCACGCCCGAGGACCCCGTAACGGGATCCCGCGCTCCCGTTCCTCGGAGCCCCGGACAAGCCCACGTGGCGGTCATGTCATGCCGGGGCCCGCGCTCCATTGGCTCTCTTTGGTCATTGGGGGGATTCATTTTTGATGGCTCCCCTGTCccacaccctctctctctctctctctctaacctaTCCTTTCTCCCTACctacattctctctcttcttttcctagGTATATATTATAATGATCTTTTGCAAATGCTAATCAAGAAGCATTCTTGATCTCACTTGCAGGTGATTTCCAACACTGGTAACTTCACTTAGACAAAGAGGCTCTGTATTATCCCCCTGAGTTTCTAGGATAATCATACATTCTTGGTTCCGCTTTATATATAGACCTCTGCAATCCTCACGTTCCTCTGTAGccttacctctctctctctctctctctctctcctcttcccttttttccctCGCCATTCGAATTGGCACTGGATACAGAACAGAGTACCAGTACGCAATACGCAGGGGAGGCTCTCGCATTGTAAAAGCGATCGCTTAATAATATCAAGAATCGTACTTTTTCGAAAACGGCCCTTCGCAAAAAGAgagctcgctcgctcgctcgctcgttCGCTCGTGTTGGGCACACAAAAGAAGAGAGCTCCCCCACAAAAAGTACCCGaaaccagcaccagcaccagcaccagcaccaccTTTATTTTCTGTTTCGCACATCGCATCTCTCGCTTCTCTCTTTTTCGCTCCCCCGCAGACGGCCGGCAAagcttcttcttcccctcccccATCGCTCTCGCGGCTCTTTCCCCACGTGATGAACACGCCGTCGTCGTTGCCGGAGATGCTCCACTGCGCGGACATGACGGTCCTCGAGCGGCAGCGCGCTCGCGTGAAGTGGCAGCAGGACCCGCTCCAGCTTCATGCGCAGAGCGAGGGGCAGAGGTATTACTACGGCGGTGGGGGCGAGCTGAACGGCGCGTTTGGCTTGGGGCAGAGCATTGAGAGCTTgttgggcggcggcggcggcggggtgGTGTTCGGGGATGTGCCGAACCACCAGATTAAGCCCGACCCGGGTGTGGAAAGCGGGTGGCTGAGCAGCTTCGACTTGTCTGGCTTGGCCTATGGGGCGTGTGGGTTCGGTGGTGGGACTGGGTTGGATGCGAATTTCGCCATCAACAGGACTTTGAGCTGCCCTCCGGCGGTGGTTGCCGCCGCGGTCTCGCCGGCGGCGACGCCGGCGGTGACGgtggagaaaggtaaagagtcAGCGGTTTCGGAGAAGATGACCCAAGCTGGGCGAGAGAGTTCCAAGAAGAGGAAAACGGATAAAGTGCACAACACAAAGGTGTGTAATTTCTCTCGGCGTCTGTTGAATTTTCCCAACTTTTTCCCAAGTATGAATGCGGTTTTAGGTCAAGTCATTATGTGAACTTCTGGGTACTTGATCAacgtctctctttctttttcttttcatctttctgtATTTTAACCCCATTAGTTAAATGCTATTGCTGGTTCCTGAACTCTAATGTTAGATGAGTTCCATAATGCTTTCTTCCCTCTTCCTTCAGCAGAAaggtttccttcttttttttatccccTTGTCCGAGTAGTCTGGTCAATTTTGAGAAAGATGTAATTTCAGGAAATGGGTGATTTTGTGAGGATCGTGATGGATAATTTAGCTGACACGTTGGTTACGATTTGTAGATTGAAGATGATTCCAAAGGAAAAAGGATCAAAGGGTGCCCTGAAGAGGGAGAGTCAAAGATCATGGTGCAGagcaacagcaacaacaacaaagaaGCATCTGCAAGCACTTCAAAGGAAAACTCAAAGGTGTCCGACGTCCCAAAGCCCGATTATATCCACGTCCGAGCACGTCGTGGTCAAGCCACAGATAGCCACAGCTTAGCCGAAAGAGTAAGTCCGGAGTTCGAAaaatctcttttttcctttgggcCTATTAGCTCTGGTTGAACTCCAAAGTTCAAGGTTTCAATTGGACCTAATAAGAAAGTTCTTGGtgctgtaattttttttaatctcaggTGAGGAGGGAAAAGATCAGCGAGAGAATGAAGTTCCTTCAAGATTTAGTCCCTGGGTGTAACAAGATAACCGGGAAGGCCGGAATGCTTGATGAGATAATTAACTATGTCCAATCCCTGCAAAGACAAGTAGAGGTAAAGATCTAGCAACGTGTAATGCTCTACACTCTTGTTTGGAGTTTTTAACTCTTACAGCATCCCAATCATTTGCTACGACCATTGTGCAGTTCTTGTCCATGAAACTGGCTGCTGTCAATCCAAGACTTGACCTTGACCTTGACAACATTTTCGCGAAAGAGGTAGTTATAGCATTTTAAGGAATTATGAGATGCGATTCACTTTAGAGTTTTCCTATTTGCTTTCCTTTTGAGTTAATCACTTGGAGTCATCTAGAGATGAATATTCTTGAGAAGCTGGTAACTTGTAACGTTCCTGGTTTGTGTTAACTTGTGGGTCGTGACTATAGTAATATCTTTTAGCAGAATCGATAACATTTCTGATCCTGGTAATAATGTTATGACATAACCATGTAAGAGGATTTAAGCCTACGTATATGAGGAAAGCCAGAATATTTGTTTCTGAAAATGCTAATTCTTAGTGCCATCTCCTGAACATTGCGTTTGCATTACTATAATGAAGGGAAGCTCAATTTTTTTCGCAAGTTGAAGGTTTCCTCATGCTCTTTTTACTTTAATATCTGCAGATGAATCCTGCGTGCACAGCAAGCTTTCCAACAATTGACATGTTGTCGGATATAACAAATCCAGCCTACCTTCCTTTTAGTCCAACACAAACGGTAGCGTCATGCTCTGGCATGGAAATAGGAATCAATCCTGACTCGGGGCTCCGAAGGACGATAAGCGCCCCCCTGTCGATCCCTGACACGTTTGTCGACTCATCCTGCTTCAGTGTAATTCCTGCTGCACTTTGTACAACATTTCCCAATTCCCAGTAAATATTGATCAATCTTTTTACTTGCACTATGTTGACTCTGCAGCAATCACAGCAACCCTTGACATGGGATCTTGGTTTGCAGAATCTTTACAACATGGAGTTCCACCAAGGAAAAGCAATGGCCTTTCCATGTCAACAGTTCACAGGTAATATTTCGTCTTTCTAATGATCACCTAATGTCTTGATCGTGAGAGAATTGAAGTAAAGTGAGATAAACTATTAATGATAGATACAAAAAGGAACCCCACATGTCTAATAATGATTGTGCTCAGTGATAGAGGTATCTTTCTAATTGTGATGAAGGGTAATGGATTACAGAGATACCCTGTATTGCTTCTTTTTCTAAGTCTCTTAAAAGTCATCCAAACAGTGGATCCTTAAAGGCCATATAATAGCACTAAGTTGATCCTTTCCGAAAGGCAATAAAGCCTCTATTGCATTTTGACTTTCTCGACCAAGGAAGTCTCGAACAAACTAGCAATGGCAATTCTTGAagtctctccctttttcctccagattccaCAGATGTCAGATTTTCAGTGATTGATAAAATAAGCAccaacaaatttattttaaatgatgCTACTAATTGGCCGTGAAGTGGGTCGATGCCAAAGCTTGTCATCTATAAATGGTGGTTGATTCATTACAAACAAAACTGATACTCTCTGGTTACCTTCTTGAATCTAATGATTGCTTAAACAAATTTGTGCAGGTTCAGTTGAGGGCGGCAATCTGAAGATGGAGATGTGAACCAATATCTCATTGTCATAACTCCTATGAATTCATTCCAAATTGCTggaatccattttttttttctcctgtcTATGTATAGAAAGATATATTTGTACGTACATTTACGCTGATAGTATGAATAATAGTAGTCTCAACCTTTCCTTGCCTCTCTTTCTCTAGCCAAGAACCTTCGCTCGTGACTGTTTGTATGCTCTTTTACATGAAAAATGTCGGGGAGGGGGTGAGGACGATCAGCATCAGAACAGAGGAGATTTGAGCATTGATACGGGGAATTAAACAGAGAAAAATTGTGGAACTGCTTAAAACTATACTACAGAAATCTATCAAGACTCTTGATTAACAGTGGATTACAAGTGGAGTTAGTAATTTCAGAGGACCAGTCAGAAGTCCTCAGCTCGAGCCCTCTGTGTCCCTCAGGAGCCGATTCCTTACTTGCTTTATGATCATGCCCTCCGCGGCAGGCATGCTAAGTGACATAAAAGTACAACAGTTTCGCTAGAAAaaaagatgatggtgatggagGAGAGGGACCAATTCAAATCGTGTGAAGAAAAGTGGAGATAATGCCCATCATTTTCACCCAACCATCGTGCCAAGTTAACCGACTTTTTGTGGACAGTGCTGCTATATATCTAATTGACAATCTGACCCCGTCTTCCTCGGTTACATAGAATGATACCAGCACCATCATCATCCTCTATCAGTTACTGTGTTTCTAATATCCAAAAGCACTTTTAATTTGACAATTCCGTCGGACTCCCAT
Above is a window of Eucalyptus grandis isolate ANBG69807.140 chromosome 9, ASM1654582v1, whole genome shotgun sequence DNA encoding:
- the LOC104418845 gene encoding transcription factor bHLH63 isoform X1: MNTPSSLPEMLHCADMTVLERQRARVKWQQDPLQLHAQSEGQRYYYGGGGELNGAFGLGQSIESLLGGGGGGVVFGDVPNHQIKPDPGVESGWLSSFDLSGLAYGACGFGGGTGLDANFAINRTLSCPPAVVAAAVSPAATPAVTVEKGKESAVSEKMTQAGRESSKKRKTDKVHNTKIEDDSKGKRIKGCPEEGESKIMVQSNSNNNKEASASTSKENSKVSDVPKPDYIHVRARRGQATDSHSLAERVRREKISERMKFLQDLVPGCNKITGKAGMLDEIINYVQSLQRQVEFLSMKLAAVNPRLDLDLDNIFAKEMNPACTASFPTIDMLSDITNPAYLPFSPTQTVASCSGMEIGINPDSGLRRTISAPLSIPDTFVDSSCFSQSQQPLTWDLGLQNLYNMEFHQGKAMAFPCQQFTGSVEGGNLKMEM
- the LOC104418845 gene encoding transcription factor HBI1 isoform X2, yielding MNTPSSLPEMLHCADMTVLERQRARVKWQQDPLQLHAQSEGQRYYYGGGGELNGAFGLGQSIESLLGGGGGGVVFGDVPNHQIKPDPGVESGWLSSFDLSGLAYGACGFGGGTGLDANFAINRTLSCPPAVVAAAVSPAATPAVTVEKGKESAVSEKMTQAGRESSKKRKTDKVHNTKIEDDSKGKRIKGCPEEGESKIMVQSNSNNNKEASASTSKENSKVSDVPKPDYIHVRARRGQATDSHSLAERVRREKISERMKFLQDLVPGCNKITGKAGMLDEIINYVQSLQRQVEFLSMKLAAVNPRLDLDLDNIFAKEMNPACTASFPTIDMLSDITNPAYLPFSPTQTVASCSGMEIGINPDSGLRRTISAPLSIPDTFVDSSCFSNLYNMEFHQGKAMAFPCQQFTGSVEGGNLKMEM